Proteins from one Silurus meridionalis isolate SWU-2019-XX chromosome 3, ASM1480568v1, whole genome shotgun sequence genomic window:
- the LOC124383388 gene encoding uncharacterized protein LOC124383388 isoform X1 produces MQLSVLYIFTWVLIFCCRIQALSIEAQRGADVTLSCKVSDIPERSIVQWERNEVPILDSTLFYNRTAYIILHNVDQRSQGEYHCILKSQGKKEIYKTQTLVVSEYAQSKKYILYRECSNSSSLFLICKSKTSYHRVAWIRVLNKTKEVMIAAEKEKNLTVHEAIVPGEHSSKFYNGNDFVFHISPVKFNYSGAYRCLVDNKNTYSSIMLHTVRVFAEPDVLIRNQSVLLTCEVSDITENVILAWLRMEGNMAMLIKQGVLTRKDKKREVSVSLNRVYEDQLFYQCAVFSENKLRALAPIKLHLVQSLREGPQSAIPKHTTVPTRHAITGNTVEENIDTQTLLVAVFTLFGFMVVVLGALVFYRRRKSSTDAGMGKAEDKDEEVHYETITIVELDHGACGNIKRNKQIPDTIDSVIYSTINYSTNKSEELEGKC; encoded by the exons ATGCAACTCTCAGTGTTATACATCTTTACTTGGGTATTGATATTCTGCTGCAGAATTCAAGCATTGTCAATTGAag CTCAGCGTGGAGCTGATGTGACACTGAGCTGCAAGGTGTCTGACATCCCAGAACGCTCCATTGTGCAATGGGAACGAAATGAAGTTCCTATTCTTGACAGCACACTGTTCTACAACAGGACAGCTTACATCATTTTACACAACGTCGACCAACGCAGTCAGGGGGAATACCACTGCATACTGAAATCccagggaaagaaagaaatttataAGACTCAAACACTGGTAGTGTCAGAAT ATGCACAAAGTAAAAAGTATATTCTATACAGAGAATGCTCCAATAGTAGTAGTTTATTCCTCATCTGCAAGTCCAAAACATCTTACCACAGAGTAGCATGGATCCGGgtgctaaacaaaacaaaagaagtaATGATAgctgcagaaaaagaaaaaaatctaacagtacATGAAGCGATTGTACCGGGGGAACATTCATCCAAATTCTACAATGGAAATGATTTCGTCTTTCATATCTCACCTGTGAAATTCAATTACAGTGGAGCATACCGATGCCTTGTTGATAACAAGAACACCTATTCATCCATAATGCTCCACACTGTAAGAG TTTTTGCAGAGCCCGATGTTCTAATCAGGAATCAGTCAGTGCTTCTTACCTGTGAAGTGTCAGACATTACAGAGAATGTTATTCTGGCTTGGCTGAGGATGGAGGGAAACATGGCAATGCTAATAAAACAGGGAGTCCTGACACgaaaagacaaaaagagagaagtCAGTGTAAGTCTGAACCGTGTCTATGAGGACCAGCTTTTCTACCAATGTGCTGTGTTTAGTGAAAACAAACTCAGAGCTCTGGCCCCAATAAAGCTCCACCTTGTGCAGTCATTAAGAGAAGGGCCTCAATCAGCTATACCAAAACATACCACAGTTCCCACCAGACATG CAATTACAGGAAACACTGTGGAAGAGAACATTGACACCCAGACTTTACTCGTTGCTGTGTTCACTTTGTTCGGGTTTATGGTGGTTGTCCTTGGAGCGCTGGTGTTTTACAGACGAAGAAAATCTTCCACAG ATGCCGGCATGGGAAAAGCAGAAGATAAAGATGAAGAGGTCCACTATGAAACCATTACCATTGTGGAACTTGATCATG GAGCTTGTGGGAATATTAAAAGGAACAAG CAGATACCAGACACCATTGATTCAGTCATTTACTCAACAATCAACTACTCAACAAACAAAAGTGAGGAGTTAGAAGGAAAATGTTAG
- the LOC124383388 gene encoding uncharacterized protein LOC124383388 isoform X2 has translation MQLSVLYIFTWVLIFCCRIQALSIEAQRGADVTLSCKVSDIPERSIVQWERNEVPILDSTLFYNRTAYIILHNVDQRSQGEYHCILKSQGKKEIYKTQTLVVSEYAQSKKYILYRECSNSSSLFLICKSKTSYHRVAWIRVLNKTKEVMIAAEKEKNLTVHEAIVPGEHSSKFYNGNDFVFHISPVKFNYSGAYRCLVDNKNTYSSIMLHTVRVFAEPDVLIRNQSVLLTCEVSDITENVILAWLRMEGNMAMLIKQGVLTRKDKKREVSVSLNRVYEDQLFYQCAVFSENKLRALAPIKLHLVQSLREGPQSAIPKHTTVPTRHAITGNTVEENIDTQTLLVAVFTLFGFMVVVLGALVFYRRRKSSTDAGMGKAEDKDEEVHYETITIVELDHGACGNIKRNKIPDTIDSVIYSTINYSTNKSEELEGKC, from the exons ATGCAACTCTCAGTGTTATACATCTTTACTTGGGTATTGATATTCTGCTGCAGAATTCAAGCATTGTCAATTGAag CTCAGCGTGGAGCTGATGTGACACTGAGCTGCAAGGTGTCTGACATCCCAGAACGCTCCATTGTGCAATGGGAACGAAATGAAGTTCCTATTCTTGACAGCACACTGTTCTACAACAGGACAGCTTACATCATTTTACACAACGTCGACCAACGCAGTCAGGGGGAATACCACTGCATACTGAAATCccagggaaagaaagaaatttataAGACTCAAACACTGGTAGTGTCAGAAT ATGCACAAAGTAAAAAGTATATTCTATACAGAGAATGCTCCAATAGTAGTAGTTTATTCCTCATCTGCAAGTCCAAAACATCTTACCACAGAGTAGCATGGATCCGGgtgctaaacaaaacaaaagaagtaATGATAgctgcagaaaaagaaaaaaatctaacagtacATGAAGCGATTGTACCGGGGGAACATTCATCCAAATTCTACAATGGAAATGATTTCGTCTTTCATATCTCACCTGTGAAATTCAATTACAGTGGAGCATACCGATGCCTTGTTGATAACAAGAACACCTATTCATCCATAATGCTCCACACTGTAAGAG TTTTTGCAGAGCCCGATGTTCTAATCAGGAATCAGTCAGTGCTTCTTACCTGTGAAGTGTCAGACATTACAGAGAATGTTATTCTGGCTTGGCTGAGGATGGAGGGAAACATGGCAATGCTAATAAAACAGGGAGTCCTGACACgaaaagacaaaaagagagaagtCAGTGTAAGTCTGAACCGTGTCTATGAGGACCAGCTTTTCTACCAATGTGCTGTGTTTAGTGAAAACAAACTCAGAGCTCTGGCCCCAATAAAGCTCCACCTTGTGCAGTCATTAAGAGAAGGGCCTCAATCAGCTATACCAAAACATACCACAGTTCCCACCAGACATG CAATTACAGGAAACACTGTGGAAGAGAACATTGACACCCAGACTTTACTCGTTGCTGTGTTCACTTTGTTCGGGTTTATGGTGGTTGTCCTTGGAGCGCTGGTGTTTTACAGACGAAGAAAATCTTCCACAG ATGCCGGCATGGGAAAAGCAGAAGATAAAGATGAAGAGGTCCACTATGAAACCATTACCATTGTGGAACTTGATCATG GAGCTTGTGGGAATATTAAAAGGAACAAG ATACCAGACACCATTGATTCAGTCATTTACTCAACAATCAACTACTCAACAAACAAAAGTGAGGAGTTAGAAGGAAAATGTTAG
- the LOC124383388 gene encoding uncharacterized protein LOC124383388 isoform X3, translated as MLHTVRVFAEPDVLIRNQSVLLTCEVSDITENVILAWLRMEGNMAMLIKQGVLTRKDKKREVSVSLNRVYEDQLFYQCAVFSENKLRALAPIKLHLVQSLREGPQSAIPKHTTVPTRHAITGNTVEENIDTQTLLVAVFTLFGFMVVVLGALVFYRRRKSSTDAGMGKAEDKDEEVHYETITIVELDHGACGNIKRNKQIPDTIDSVIYSTINYSTNKSEELEGKC; from the exons ATGCTCCACACTGTAAGAG TTTTTGCAGAGCCCGATGTTCTAATCAGGAATCAGTCAGTGCTTCTTACCTGTGAAGTGTCAGACATTACAGAGAATGTTATTCTGGCTTGGCTGAGGATGGAGGGAAACATGGCAATGCTAATAAAACAGGGAGTCCTGACACgaaaagacaaaaagagagaagtCAGTGTAAGTCTGAACCGTGTCTATGAGGACCAGCTTTTCTACCAATGTGCTGTGTTTAGTGAAAACAAACTCAGAGCTCTGGCCCCAATAAAGCTCCACCTTGTGCAGTCATTAAGAGAAGGGCCTCAATCAGCTATACCAAAACATACCACAGTTCCCACCAGACATG CAATTACAGGAAACACTGTGGAAGAGAACATTGACACCCAGACTTTACTCGTTGCTGTGTTCACTTTGTTCGGGTTTATGGTGGTTGTCCTTGGAGCGCTGGTGTTTTACAGACGAAGAAAATCTTCCACAG ATGCCGGCATGGGAAAAGCAGAAGATAAAGATGAAGAGGTCCACTATGAAACCATTACCATTGTGGAACTTGATCATG GAGCTTGTGGGAATATTAAAAGGAACAAG CAGATACCAGACACCATTGATTCAGTCATTTACTCAACAATCAACTACTCAACAAACAAAAGTGAGGAGTTAGAAGGAAAATGTTAG